The following is a genomic window from Ktedonobacterales bacterium.
ATCAGATCATCGAGTACGCGCAGCACGCGGGCTACGACCATCCCACCTTCGTCTGGATGCGCAAAGACCTGCAATCTTCCTCGTAGCTCGTGCCGGACCCATCCTATGCAGCACATATTCCGCGATCCCTTGACGCTGGCCGTCCTGGCGCTGCTCGTCGGGCAAAGCCTGGTGTATATCGTCGGGGGCATCAACAAACAGCGACAACAGCGCCTCAGCGAGAGCGCGCGAGCGCCGCTCCGCCAGGAACTTGTCGCCTGGGGCGTCCTGTCCCCTGGGCAGGGCGTCAGCGCGCCCGCCGCCTCCCTCTTGCGCAGTTGGCAGGGCATCACTGCCTGGAGCCGCATCGGCATGGGCGTGGGCATACTGTTCGCCGCTGGCGCAATGCTCGTCGTCCTGGCGCTGCTCAGCGCCAGCGCGCAGTCCGGCCAGATCACGCCGCCGACCATCCAGGCGGTGACGCTGCTCCTGCAAGGCTATGCCTTTGGCATGTGCTGCGGGGCCATCCTGGGCCTGCTCATCGGAGCGCCCAGGGTTGGCGCGGCGTCTGCCCGGCAAACCGCGCCAGCGCAGGCGCCCCCTCGCCTGGCCGAGTACCGCGTTCGTCAGGTCGCTCTGCTGCCTGGCGCGCTCCTGTTGATCAATGTCGCGCTGGTTGGCGGCCTCGATCTGCTTTTCCTTCAGCAGTTCACCCAGGCGGAACTCTGGACCCTGGCGGTCTTTCCTGGCCTGATGCTGCTGATCTGCCTGCTGGGGGAATGGTTCACGCGCCGCCTGGCGCAGCTTCCCCTGCGCCCGACAGACGATCCACCGCTGGTCGCGCGCGCCAGCATCAGGTTCCGCGCGCGCCTGGTGGGGATGCTGCTGGAGCTAGAAATCTTCGCCCTCTTTATTCTGGTAATCTGCCAGTGGCTGCTCCAGACCTACTCGTCGGCGCATCCCGGCGGCTTCATCTACAATGGCGCGCTGCTCGTCTATGCCGTCGTTCTGCTCTCCATGCGTGGGCTGTTGGAGCGCGCCCAGCGGCAAATGGGCGATCAGCGCGCCGACCACAGCGCGCCTCTCCCGCAGCCAGCGCCAGAGGCTGAGGCATAACGCTACTGCCTGGCAACCGACTTCGCCATCAGAATATCTGGCTTGCCCAGGCCGTCGGCATCGGGTACCACACCCACGATCACGTAGCCCTGCTTTTGATAGAACTCGTAGGGATGATGGCCCGGATTCTGGATGCGCGCGATATGCTCCCAGACGTTCGGATACAGGTTGACGCCGGAGAGCGTCGTTCGATCAGCCTCATCATCGGTTCCCAGCGTAATCGTCAGCCCGCCGCGCGCCCGCACCTGCGTCTCAAAATCCGCCACCAGGGCGCGCCCGATGCCCTGCCCCTGAAGCGCGCCCGCGACTACCAGAGGATGCAGTTCCCAGACCCTTCCCCTGTACCGGCTGATACCGCCAATCCAGCCGATAGCCGCGCCGCGCGCATCAACAGCGACGCGGCTGATGCGCCCCTTGCCAAACGACTCGCGCACCTCTTCCAGCGCCGCTTCCAGGGTGGGCCAGGCTTCCGGCGCATGGGTCGCAAATCCCGCCACCAGCAGCGCCGCCACCTGCCGAATGGTCGGCTCATCATCGGGTTGAAGATCAAGAATCCGCATATTCATAACTTCGCTTCTCCTTGGAATGCCTCACAAAACCGACGGTTGGCCCCACCCCTGCCGCCTGGAAGGACGGCGCTACACCCCCGCCCCTGCCGCCTGGAAGGACGGCGCTACACCCCCGCCCCTGCTCGTGCGGAGGGTGTGTGAGGCGCTCTTAGAATCAGACTTACTTGTACCGCCGCCCGTAGCGCCGCCGTCTCGGCGGCCAGCCGCTGCGCCAGTGCCAACGTCCGTCCTCCAGCGCGAACGTTCCGGCGGTCCAACGTCGAGCCGCCTTCCAGGCGGCGCTACAAGTAAAAATACATGAATCGCCAGCGGGCTGTTTGCCAGCGAACGCCCCACTTGCTACAATACGCGCAGATGTAAAGCACAAGCCTGGCAGGGCAAACGCTCTGCGGCGGCAGTTGAACCAGTACAGGAAAGAGGTACAGAGGTATGGGCGCTGCTATCAGCACAGTCGAAGAACTCAAAGCACTGGTCGGCCAGGAAGTCAACCTCGGCCCCTGGTACGAAGTCACACAGGAGCGCGTCAACGCTTTTGCCGACGCCACCGGCGATCATCAATTTATCCACGTTGACCCTGAGCGCGCTGCGCAAACGCCTTTTGGCGGAACCATCGCGCATGGCTTCTTCACCCTCTCGTTGATCGTTTCGCTGGGGCAGGGCGGCGAAGGCGTGCGGATGCAGTTGCCGCTGCGCATGGGCGTCAACTACGGGCTGAATCGCGTGCGCTTTCCGGCGCCTGTGCACGTGGGCAAGCGCATCCGCCTGCATTCCAAACTGCAAAGCGTCGAGGAAGTCGCGCCGCAGATTCTCCAGTTGATTTACGAGCAGACGGTGGAGATTGAGGGCGAATCCAAGCCCGGCTGCGCCGCCGAATCTATCGTGCGGCTCTACCTGGCCTAGCAGCGCCCCTGGCGGCTGACCGCCTGCCACGTGTACGGTTCCACCACCTATCAGGGGGCCACTTGTAGCGCCGCCACCCCTTCGGGAAGGGCTTCGCCAGAGCCGCTTGACCGCGCTGGGCGCGGCCATGCTCGCTCGGCTGCGCCTCGCTCGCGCGTCTCTGCCGCTTGCGGAAACTGGGTTTCCGCACTCTCGCTCCCGTTGGTCGCTCGTGCGTCCCTCCAGGCGGCTGGCCGCTGGCCGCTGGTACGATGGCCTGGAGGGCGAACGCTCGCCCTGGCGGACGGCTGGCCGCCAGGATGGCGGCGCTACAGGTACCACGCCCCCGCAGCCCCCCTGCCGCCTGGAAGGCGGCGCTACAAGTACAGTCCTCAGCCTCTGCCTGTACCGCCGCCGTCCCTGGCGGCGCCGCTCTGGTATTAAATCGTGCTGACCACGCTGGCCTGGCGGCGCAGCCCCCAGACTGACAGCAGGAAGATCAGCAGCGTGCTGCCGACCACGATGCCAGCATCCAGCAGAATGCTTTCCAGCGTGGTCTGACTCCGCAGCGCCCTTGCAATTCCCTCCCCCAGCCAGTAGGTTGGCAAGACCTTGATCATCTGTGATACCAGATTGTTCCCCACCAACTCGATCTGATCTGAGAAAAAAATGGGTACAATAAAGAGAATCATCGCAATGCCGCTGAAGCCGCCCAACGCGCCTTGCGATTTGAAGATGCAGCCAGCCAGCGCGCCCAGCGCGACGCTGAAGAGCGAACCCAGCAGCACAAAGACCAGCAGCAGCGGTATCTGCCCCATAAATCCCCTGGCAATCCCCAGCGCAATAAGCGACAGCAGCAGTTGATAGCCGAGCGCCACCAGCAGCTTGGCCGAAATCACGTCCACCCAGGAGGCCGGAGAGACCATCAGCATGCGCAGCGTCTTCTTCTCTTTCTCCTCAATGATCAATCCTGGCACGACAGCCATCCCAACGAAGAAAGAAGAAAGCAGGGACGCCAGCGCATAAAACCCCACCAGAAAGTCGGCAATACTATGTGTGCTGGGCGGATTGATCGTGCTGGCGCTCAGGGTAATTGGCGCTGGACTGACCACCGCGCGGCTGTAATTGGCAAGCGCGCTCTGCAACAGTTGGCTCTGCTGGTTGTTAATATCATCCCCGTTGAGATAGAGGTGCAGCGCGGGCCGCTGCTCTGCGCGCAGGCTGGCCTCAAAGTCAGGTGGCACGACCAATCCCACCGCATACGACGCTTTCTTCTTAGCGCCGTTGGCCCCAAAAGCATCGGCCACCTGCTGCGCCGAACTGGCCTGCGTGATGTGAGAATTGGAAAAAGCCCCGGTCAATACCTGCTCTACGCCCCGGTTTGGCTGATAGCCAGGGTCATAGACCAGAATCTCGGTCGTGCTGGTGCCCAGCAAAATCCCAAACACCAGAAACAGGACGGCCAACATGATGGGTGACAGCAGCGTGAACAGGCTTTGCTTATTCAAGAGCAGGTCCAGCGCGTCTTTGCGCGCAATGGCGCGAATGATTCGTAGGCGCATGATACGTACTCCTCTAGAGAACCAGGACTATGCCGGGCGCACGCCCGCGACTTCAATAAAAACTTCCTCCAGCGTCGCCTCGCGCGAATGCACCGCCCGCACCCGGCCCGCCGCCATCCACCCCGCCAGCCGGGCCTGGTCGGCGGGGTTATCCATGCTCAGCGTCACCTCGTTCAGCGAATCGCCCCCACGCTCGCCCGGCTGCCCATCATCCAGCGTCACCACCAGCGCGCGCTGCCCATGCGTCAGCTTCAGCGTGCGCGGCGTGTCGTTGGCGACCAGACGCCCATTGACGATGAAGGCCACCTGCTGGCAAAGCTGATCGGCCTCTTCCATCAGATGCGTCGTCAGCAGAATCGTTGTCCCTTCCTGGCAAAGCTGCGCCACCGTCTCGCGCACCTCGCGCGCCGAGATGGGGTCCAGCCCCCGGCTCGGCTCATCCAGAAACAGCACCTGGGGCCGATGCAGCAGTGCGCGTGCAATCATCAGCCGCTGCTTCATGCCATTGGAAAACGTGCGC
Proteins encoded in this region:
- a CDS encoding GNAT family N-acetyltransferase; the protein is MNMRILDLQPDDEPTIRQVAALLVAGFATHAPEAWPTLEAALEEVRESFGKGRISRVAVDARGAAIGWIGGISRYRGRVWELHPLVVAGALQGQGIGRALVADFETQVRARGGLTITLGTDDEADRTTLSGVNLYPNVWEHIARIQNPGHHPYEFYQKQGYVIVGVVPDADGLGKPDILMAKSVARQ
- a CDS encoding MaoC family dehydratase, with product MGAAISTVEELKALVGQEVNLGPWYEVTQERVNAFADATGDHQFIHVDPERAAQTPFGGTIAHGFFTLSLIVSLGQGGEGVRMQLPLRMGVNYGLNRVRFPAPVHVGKRIRLHSKLQSVEEVAPQILQLIYEQTVEIEGESKPGCAAESIVRLYLA
- a CDS encoding ABC transporter permease, with the protein product MRLRIIRAIARKDALDLLLNKQSLFTLLSPIMLAVLFLVFGILLGTSTTEILVYDPGYQPNRGVEQVLTGAFSNSHITQASSAQQVADAFGANGAKKKASYAVGLVVPPDFEASLRAEQRPALHLYLNGDDINNQQSQLLQSALANYSRAVVSPAPITLSASTINPPSTHSIADFLVGFYALASLLSSFFVGMAVVPGLIIEEKEKKTLRMLMVSPASWVDVISAKLLVALGYQLLLSLIALGIARGFMGQIPLLLVFVLLGSLFSVALGALAGCIFKSQGALGGFSGIAMILFIVPIFFSDQIELVGNNLVSQMIKVLPTYWLGEGIARALRSQTTLESILLDAGIVVGSTLLIFLLSVWGLRRQASVVSTI
- a CDS encoding ABC transporter ATP-binding protein produces the protein MDTPDVMIEANDLRRSFGANEAVAGISFSVRRGEIFGLLGPNGAGKTTMIRLLTGQIDPHGGSARVAGCDVIKERARLKERIGVVFEEQNLYERLSARLNLEFACWLYGVQTNRVDEVLNLVHLRDRAREPVRTFSNGMKQRLMIARALLHRPQVLFLDEPSRGLDPISAREVRETVAQLCQEGTTILLTTHLMEEADQLCQQVAFIVNGRLVANDTPRTLKLTHGQRALVVTLDDGQPGERGGDSLNEVTLSMDNPADQARLAGWMAAGRVRAVHSREATLEEVFIEVAGVRPA